A single window of Uloborus diversus isolate 005 chromosome 5, Udiv.v.3.1, whole genome shotgun sequence DNA harbors:
- the LOC129223245 gene encoding LOW QUALITY PROTEIN: UNC93-like protein MFSD11 (The sequence of the model RefSeq protein was modified relative to this genomic sequence to represent the inferred CDS: deleted 1 base in 1 codon), giving the protein MAKTFDKMFLNVLLLGFAFMLVFTAFQTCGMIQKTVITSMKKSYENYDGDGYISLAVVYAVFSVSNWIAPSIICKLGPKVSMILGGLTYCLFIGNFFFHETWCLYLASAIVGFGASVIWTGQGNFLTINSDSDTMSRNSGVFWALLQCSLLFGNIFVFFTFQGKSEIDDQTRYTVFGVLLGVAIVGIVLMLFLRTNKSDSITLSTLTSGEPEVSGAKEEFVKAFKLLKTKEMLLLALSFLYTGLELSFFSGVYGAGISFTKRFGDDAVKYVGISGICIGIGEILGGAVFGILGKKTNKYGRDPVILLGFITHMITFYLICINLPAEATLHETPQRAMIESSVWIAMICAFGLGFGDSCYNTQIYSILGSMYAEESAPAFAIFKFFQSISAAAAFFYSTKLKLPYQLLILAISGTIGTFSFWAVEWNEYVRTAKETRELQSSEKL; this is encoded by the exons ATGGCAAAAACAtttgacaaaatgtttttaaatgtacttttattaGGATTCGCTTTTATGTTAGTTTTTACAGCCTTTCAAACATGTGGGATGATTCAA AAAACTGTTATAACAAGCATGAAGAAGtcatatgaaaattacgatggaGATGGCTACATAAG tttAGCTGTGGTGTATGCAGTATTTTCAGTCTCCAATTGGATTGCACCATCTATTATTTGTAAGTTGGGACCTAAAGTATCGATGATACTAGGAGGACTAACTTATTG TTTATTTATTGGAAACTTCTTTTTTCATGAGACTTGGTGCTTGTACCTTGCATCAGCTATTGTTGGATTTGGAGCCTCTG ttatCTGGACTGGTCAAGGAAACTTCTTGACGATTAATTCAGATTCTGATACAATGTCTAGAAACAGTGGAGTGTTCTGGGCTTTACTCCAATGCAG CTTATTGTTTGGTAACATTTTTGTGTTCTTCACCTTCCAAGGCAAATCTGAAATTGATGATCAAACAAGATATACAGTGTTTGGGGTTCTTCTTGGTGTTGCCATTGTAGGCATTGTTTTAATGCTGTTTCTAAGAACAAATAAATCTGATTCTATTACTTTGTCTACACTTACAAG TGGTGAACCAGAAGTTTCCGGTGCTAAAGAGGAGTTTG tgaaagcTTTCAAGCTTCTGAAGACAAAAGAAATGCTTCTACTAGCATTAAGTTTCTTATACACag GTTTAGAGCTGTCTTTTTTTAGTGGTGTGTATGGTGCCGGTATCTCTTTTACAAAACGATTTGGAGATGATGCTGTAAAATATGTTGGAATTTCAGGAATTTGTATAGGAATTGGAGAAATACTTG gtggAGCTGTTTTTGGAATTCTCGgcaag aaaacaaacaaatacggtAGAGATCCTGTAATATTGCTTGGCTTTATTACACACATGATTACTTTTTACCTGATTTGCATTAATCTCCCTGCAGAAGCTACTCTACATGAAACTCCACAGCGAGCAATGATTGAAAGCAG tgtttGGATTGCAATGATTTGTGCTTTTGGATTAGGCTTTGGAGATTCATGTTATAACACACAG atCTATTCCATCTTGGGCTCCATGTATGCAGAAGAAAGTGCACCTGCTTTTGCaatattcaaatttttccag tCCATCTCAGCAGCAGCTGCATTCTTTTACTCAACAAAATTAAAGCTTCCATATCAACTACTCATTCTGGCAATATCTGGAACTATTGGCACCTTTTCGTTTTGGGCTGTAGAATGGAACGAATATGTAAGGACAGCCAAAGAAACACGTGAACTGCAATCTAGTGAAAAACTTTGA